ACGTTCATAGTGTTATCTATAAAGTCTGGAAGGCGACAAAGGGTGCGTCACCAAACTTTAATCTCACAAGCGTTAGCTATTCTTTAAGGTAAAACATGTTGATTTATGCCCTGCTCTTTTTACTGGCCCTTTCTACATCGGTGGTGTCGGCTGTAGTGGGAATGGCGGGTGGGATCATCTTGCTTTCTGTCTTAAGCGTATTTTTTCCTTTCTCTTTTGTAATCCCCGTGCATGGTCTTGTTCAGCTCGTTAGCAATTTAAGCCGAGCCGTTCTATTGCGGGCTCACATTCATAAGAAGATTTTTATATACTTTCTTATAGGTGTACCTATGGGAACACTTTTGGCTGTTTTCGCACTGAAAAGCTTTGCCGTTGGAAAGTTGCCCCTCTATTTGATTGTGCTTCTGGTGCTTTACACAGTTTTTAAGCCTAAATCCCTACCATCTATTCGGCTTCAGTATTGGCAGTATGCACCCTTAGGTTTTGTGGCAGGTTTTTTAGGAATGTTTATTGGGGCCACGGGCCCCTTACTTGGGGTCTTCTTTTTGCGTGAGGATTTAAACAAGAAAGAGATCATTGCGACTCAAGCCTCAGCCCAAATTGTGAATCATTTTTTAAAAATCCCAGCCTTTCTTTTTTTGGGTTTCGACTTCATTAAAAACATCGACCTGATCTCGGTGATGGTCATAGGGGCTATTGTGGGAACAGAATTAGGGGTTAAAATTTTGGACCGTTTAAGTGAGCGCTACTTTGTGGTTTTATATAAAGTAGTGTTGTTATGTGTGGCGATTTATTTGGTGATAAAAAACGGACTTTTGTGAGTGATGTACGTTGTGGTGCACATCCTATTTCAAAAGCAATAGCCAACCTCTTCTTATTCAGGGGGCCCCAAGCGAAGCTGTGGGAGGGCTCTTGCCAGGAGACGCCTTTTTGCCTTTCTATCGGGCGACCCCTATTTTCGGACTGCCTAATCCTTACTCTGACAAGTCTTAAACCGTTGCATCAATAAAGGTTTTGGCCCCTTTGGCCCAAGGATTCTTTTTCAATGGGATGTCATTTGAGATAAAGTCCTTGTTCTTCAACTTGGCTTTACTATTATAATGGGTAAGACCTTCGCATGTGCGGCCTTACCATTTAATACAAATATTGAGCGTAGATATTTAAGTGAGACGTTTAAGTATAGGGGCAAAGCCAGCGTAGGGACACAATACGTAGATGAATGAGTGATAGCAGGTATATTTTTAGAGAGAGGGAAAAATTGGAAATAGAGGCAGTAAACCGCAACGCAAGAACTGAAAAGGCCACCACAAAACCAGTGGCTAAAAACGCAAAAACAATTCAAAAGAGAAACACTCAGTTTACGGATAGCTTTTCGGAAGAGATCTTCAATCTGACTTATAGATTTGGAAACGAAAATGATGTGAACGAACGTCATTTAAACGTGGCCAAAGACTTAGCCTCTGTGGAACGTCCTGAGCTGCAAGAGTATTGGACTGAGAAATTTTTAGACCTTTTAGAAGACTTTAAATTCGTCCCAGGGGGAAGAATCACGTCTAACGCAGGAACAGGCTTAAAGGGTACAACCTATATCAACTGCTTTGTCAGTGGCTTTAGAGGCGAAGACCAAGACTCTATGGTGAGCATCATGGATGAGTTACGTCGTCAGGCTCTTATCTTAAAATCTGAAGGCGGATATGGGTTTTGTGCGGATGTGATGCGCCCTCGTGGAGCTTACGTAGAAGGCATTGGAGGGGACTCTCCAGGTGCTGTGAAATTATTAGAGATGTGGGACACGCAAAGTGCCGTGATCACTGCTGGCAGTGGTTTAAAGAAAAAGAATAATAAGGGTAAGAAAAAAATCAGAAAAGGGGCCCAAATGGTCACCATGTCTGTTTACCACCCTGATATTGAAGAGTACATCACGGCAAAACAAACTCCAGGACGCTTAACTAAATTCAATATGTCTCTCCTTGTTTCAGATGATTTTATGAAGGCCGTTGAAAACAATGAGCCATGGAATTTGGAATTTCCAAATTATGAGACTGCGGCTGAAGAGTATAAAAAATATTGGAATGGCAATTTAAAAGAGTGGAAGTCTAAAGGCTTTCCTACTGTAGTTTATAAGACTTTTGCCAATGCGAACGAATTGTGGGAGCTCATTATGAAGTCCACATACAATCGCAATGAACCAGGTATTTTATTTATTGATACCATCAACCGTTTGAATAACCTTTATTACACCGAGTACATCAACGCCACTAACCCTTGTGGAGAGCAAGTTTTACCTGTGGGTGGATGTTGCTTATTGGGTTCGATCAACTTAACTCAATTTGTAGATGTGAAAAAACAGAACTGGGACTATGACAAACTTAAAGAGATCATTCCTATTGCGGTTCGTTTTATGGACAACGTGAACGATAAAACTCAAGTTCCACTTCCAGAACAGGAAGACAATCTACAACAAAAGCGTCGTATTGGTTTAGGGGTTTTGGGTTACGGCTCAGCGTTGATGATGCTTAAAGTGCGTTATGGTTCAGATAAAGCCATTGAACTTACAGAAGCTCTTGGTGAATTTATGATGAACGAGGCTTATAAATCTTCGGCCTTGATTGCCCAAGAAAAAGGAGCCTTTCCATTATTTGATAAAGAAAAATATCTTGGTGGTGAATTTGTAAAGAAACTTAAACCCGAAACCAAAAAGCTTATTGAAAAGCACGGGACAAGAAATAGTCATCTTTTATCTATTCAACCTACGGGCAACAGTTCAGTCTTTGCCAATAACGTGTCTGGCGGATTGGAGCCGTTATTCCTAGCGTCTTATACGCGCACATCCATGCAACCTTTTACACCAGAAGGAATGGGCGTTCCTAAAAACATCAACTGGGAAGCCAAAACCTACGATGTTGCTGGTCCTAAAACTGAATGGAAATGGGCTAAAGAAGGGGATGAAAGTATCCTAGTGACTGAGTTTAATGGTGAAGTGTGGAAGTACGATAACTCTCGCGGGCTTTTAAAAGAGTCTCGTATTCGAGATTACGCGGTACGCTTTCACGAAGAGAACTCCACTTGGGAAGACAATGCGGACTGGGCCGCGACGTCTTTTAATTTAAATATTGATGACCATATCAAAACTATGGGTGTCTTTTCTAAATACATAGATTCGGCTATGTCAAAAACAGTAAATATTCCTGCTGACTACCCTTACGAAGACTTTAAACGTCTTTACTATGAGGTGTATAAGACAGGAACTATTAAGGGCTGTACATCTTATCGTGAAGGCACAATGACTGCGGTCTTATCCTCTACAAGTACAGCTGCAGGAGCTAACGAGATCGTTAAAGGTGTGCCAAGAACTAAGGCCACTCCAAGACCAGACATTTTAGACTGCGATATTCACCAGATCACCAGCGCAGGCGAAAAGTGGGTGGTGATTGTAGGGCTATTGGACAATGACCCGTATGAGGTTTTTGCCATGAAACAAAGTCGCTTGCATTTGCCTAAGCATTTGACTCATGGAAAATTGATCAAAGAAAAATCGGGTCTTTATGTTTTGGAAACCAAAGATGGTTGGGTTCTTCGTGATATCAGAAACTTTTTTGAATCTGATGAGCAAGAAGCACTCACGCGTATGATTTCCACAGCACTTAGACATGGGGCTGATATTGAATTTATCGTATCGCAACTGATCAAGAGTGAAGGGAACATCACTTCTTTCTCTAAAGCGATTGCGCGTACGTTAAAGAAATACATCACTGAAATCACAACTATGAAGTGTACGGCTTGTGAAAGCCAAAACATCAAGCTGCAAGAAGGGTGTTTTGTGTGCATGGATTGTGGCAGCAGCAAGTGCGAATAGAATAAGTTTGTTCTTTCCGCAGAGAGCATGAAAAGATAATGTTCAAGCCTCCTCATCGAAATTGAGGAGGCTTTTTAATGTCGGCTATCTTGGAACTTTAAAATTTGAACTTCTAAAAATATAAGGATTGTAATGCTTGTGTACGTTAAAGTACACGTTTTCATCTCTATCAGTCGATCAAGAGGGGTGCAGGATCAGTTTAAATCAAAGATCATGGCAGCCGATGGGTTCAGAATCATCAAGCACTGTCGCTTCCGAAGCGAGACTCACTTCCTGATATTGAAGGAGATCGGCTTGGGTAGGGCGAGCGAGGTGTCCAATTAACTCTTTTACATAAAATTCTTTTAAACTTTCTGGTGTTACTGAAATCCCGTTTTTACCCATCACAGTAGCGGGCCAAAAAGTTTTGCTAGAGTAAAAACACTGATAGTCGTTTTGAACCTTAAGTTTATTTTTAAATTGAAACACATGCCCTTGGGTCGCTGGAATATACTTGTCTTCGTGTTCGCGGTAAAAGTAACAGTGCCCAATCTCGTGTAAGATCACGGACCACAATCTTGAAATTTGATGGAGTTTAGGATCAAGGTCCTCGTGGGAAAATAAAGATTTGTTAATAAGGATGGCGTTGTTCTCTGCCGAAAGAACACATCGGCCATCTCCCGTTAGTGTATCTGTAACAAGTATGGGGATGGATTTTAAATTTCTAGGAGACCCAAAATGTCTTAAAAGTTGTTCGATTTCAAAAACCACAGATTCAATCTCGTGTTGATCAGAGATGCTGGCGATATTCACAGGAACATCGGTAGTGGGTAGGTCGTCCATGCAGCCCATAAAGGCCAGAGATAAGATAAAAATGATGAGAGTACGATTTCTCATGCCCCATCATAGGATTGCATTGGTCATAATAACAGAGGCCCAACCCTTAAACTGGCCTTTGGGTAAGGGTTTTAGGGGATATGTCTTAAGAATGGTAGGTTTGTAATAAGAAGCAACAAAGATATTTTTTAAAGCGACAAAAGCACTTTCACCCTTGAACTCGCTAGAAATCGCATATCCAAAATCTTTTTCAAAGCGAGTCATCACCTGTTGTAGGTTATGGAAAAATACTTGTCTTTCTTTGTTAGACATAGTTTTAATTTTTTCAGTACTGGGAAGAGTGAAAGAAGTATTCGGTTGTCTCTTACTTGATTTAGCAAGAGATGCATTGGGGCACAAAACTAAACATAAACCAATTATAAATAATATTTTTCCATAGATCTATTCTAGAATATACAGATCAGGTCTTAAATACTTAAAATAAAAACTAGGCCTTGGTATTTGGTCTAAAGTTCATAAGATCAAAAAAATAAAATCTCTACTGAAATTTAAGCATATATGGTCCGAGTGTATAGAGCGACTAAAGCCAGTTTAGCTGACTTTAAGCTTGATATTGGGACTAATTTTTTCTAAAAGGCTGATCAAGCGGTCTGTAGAAAAACCATTTAAATGATTATGTAAAATTTTGCTAACCTTTCCTTCATCGACGCCAAGTAGTAGGGCCATGTCCTTTTGAGAGATTTTAGTTTTAAGTTTGTATCTTACAAACTCTTGTTGTAGGTCGTAACGAAACCTTTCTAAGGGAGTTGGGTGCTCTGGGGGCCCTTGTGTTCCCTCTATTTTTTTGATCTTTTTGAGAGCATTTTTAATTTGTTTTTTATCTGGAAAACCCATGGTTACCTCCTGTGTACGTTCACAACGCCGATATAAATTTGATCGTCTTCAAGTAACCAAATAAGCCGATACTTCTTACCTTCACATTCGTGCGGATCCGTTTTAAAATAAGAGAATGGTGGAGTTACATCTACGGGTTCAAAGGTTCTGTCATTTAGTGTGTAAATCAGCTTGAGAATCAATTCATCGCTGATGCTCTCCGTGTGCTTATCTTCATAGTGAGGGTCGATAACTACGTGTTTAATTTTAATATCGTTGATGGTTACATTTATATCGTATTTGCGTCGCCTCATTTTTACCCTATCAAAAATTGCCATATATAGCAACTTTATTTTCTAAAATTGATTTCAAAATACCCACAGAGAACTATTGATGGTTTTATAAGCCTTGATGATTGGAGCGGAATGCAATCTGCTGTACTGAGGCATTGAGAGATATAGGGTTATTCTATGTCCGATCGTCCTAGAGTCGTGAATGGGATATCGAAGTGGGGGCAAAACAAAACTCTTAAAGTTCTTCTTTTGCAAAGAGTAATTTATATTTGATTTGAGAGATGATGTTACTTAAGAGACGCTAAATAGAATAGGTGAACGAACATATCACGCCGTGTAAAACCCATAAATTATAATAAAAAAATCAAACCTGCTGTATACGAGCGGAAGGAAAATAATGGGTTGAGGGGTGTTTTGTATGAAAAGAGATAATTTAATTATGACAGTGCTATTGTGTGTATTTTTGTTGTTTGTAACTCAAAATCAGGCGACAGCTAACGAAGACTTCACCGCGCGAGTGATACAATTATTAACCTTAAATGGAGCCCAAGGAGAAGCGAGATTAAACCCTAAAGTGGTTACTGATGATGGGTCAGGTACATGTCAGCTTTCGTTTACCTTTCTGAGTTCAGACCGAGTTGTCATCGACTACGACTTTCAACTTTCAGGGTTCTTTAATGATTTATATGGCAGTGATGAGTTTCAGATCACACAGGTGGACACAGATCCTGCGTATGGTGATTTTAGCATGAGAGCGACCAGTGCCAGTGGAGTGGTTTTTTCTTTAACCTACATGAAACCAAGAACAACGTTTAATAATCCAGCTTTTGTAAATGGACATTTTCATTTTAGTATCAAAACCTCACCTGACAAAGTTTATGATTGTCATGATGATGACCCAACAAAAAGTAGCATATAAAACTGCTACCAAAAGGGGCATTAGCTGTGGTTTTTTTGTTGAGTGCAAAAGGTTTGAACTTTTCTTGACAGTGGCCCAATATGCTAGTTATTCCATAGGTTATCCTAAAGTTTAATTGAAACATTTTACAGTTAAGGGCTTTGCATGGATGTTGCCTACATTATATTTCCAATCCTATTGATTGCCGTAGTT
This region of Pseudobdellovibrionaceae bacterium genomic DNA includes:
- a CDS encoding sulfite exporter TauE/SafE family protein yields the protein MLIYALLFLLALSTSVVSAVVGMAGGIILLSVLSVFFPFSFVIPVHGLVQLVSNLSRAVLLRAHIHKKIFIYFLIGVPMGTLLAVFALKSFAVGKLPLYLIVLLVLYTVFKPKSLPSIRLQYWQYAPLGFVAGFLGMFIGATGPLLGVFFLREDLNKKEIIATQASAQIVNHFLKIPAFLFLGFDFIKNIDLISVMVIGAIVGTELGVKILDRLSERYFVVLYKVVLLCVAIYLVIKNGLL
- a CDS encoding adenosylcobalamin-dependent ribonucleoside-diphosphate reductase, whose product is MEIEAVNRNARTEKATTKPVAKNAKTIQKRNTQFTDSFSEEIFNLTYRFGNENDVNERHLNVAKDLASVERPELQEYWTEKFLDLLEDFKFVPGGRITSNAGTGLKGTTYINCFVSGFRGEDQDSMVSIMDELRRQALILKSEGGYGFCADVMRPRGAYVEGIGGDSPGAVKLLEMWDTQSAVITAGSGLKKKNNKGKKKIRKGAQMVTMSVYHPDIEEYITAKQTPGRLTKFNMSLLVSDDFMKAVENNEPWNLEFPNYETAAEEYKKYWNGNLKEWKSKGFPTVVYKTFANANELWELIMKSTYNRNEPGILFIDTINRLNNLYYTEYINATNPCGEQVLPVGGCCLLGSINLTQFVDVKKQNWDYDKLKEIIPIAVRFMDNVNDKTQVPLPEQEDNLQQKRRIGLGVLGYGSALMMLKVRYGSDKAIELTEALGEFMMNEAYKSSALIAQEKGAFPLFDKEKYLGGEFVKKLKPETKKLIEKHGTRNSHLLSIQPTGNSSVFANNVSGGLEPLFLASYTRTSMQPFTPEGMGVPKNINWEAKTYDVAGPKTEWKWAKEGDESILVTEFNGEVWKYDNSRGLLKESRIRDYAVRFHEENSTWEDNADWAATSFNLNIDDHIKTMGVFSKYIDSAMSKTVNIPADYPYEDFKRLYYEVYKTGTIKGCTSYREGTMTAVLSSTSTAAGANEIVKGVPRTKATPRPDILDCDIHQITSAGEKWVVIVGLLDNDPYEVFAMKQSRLHLPKHLTHGKLIKEKSGLYVLETKDGWVLRDIRNFFESDEQEALTRMISTALRHGADIEFIVSQLIKSEGNITSFSKAIARTLKKYITEITTMKCTACESQNIKLQEGCFVCMDCGSSKCE
- a CDS encoding helix-turn-helix domain-containing protein, translated to MGFPDKKQIKNALKKIKKIEGTQGPPEHPTPLERFRYDLQQEFVRYKLKTKISQKDMALLLGVDEGKVSKILHNHLNGFSTDRLISLLEKISPNIKLKVS